A DNA window from Gillisia sp. Hel1_33_143 contains the following coding sequences:
- a CDS encoding YaiO family outer membrane beta-barrel protein, whose product MLQIPNTFAQEDLSSDELFIKARNTAFDDDNYPKAIALTKKALEISPDYADIRIFLGRLYTWTDKVDSARVEFNRVLEKNPGHEDGSLAYGSLEYWNDDSKKAKAIVNNGLEYHPKSEELLYLKARILTDLREFPEANKTVNELLKINPQYSKARGLSESIKNASSKNIIGLTYDFVYFDKRFDDPWHLASVDYGRQTKFGSITGRVNYANRFQTDGVQFEVDAYPRISNTFYTYVSAGIAKKDGIFPQLRAGFSLYANLPWSMEAEAGFRMLKFSDETWIYTASLGKYYKNYWFNLRTYLTPSNESLSQSLTLNVRYYIGGADDFLSFSVGTGLSPDDPTNNILYNNGDTYKLKTSDISIGYRRSFNTTNVIFISAELENQEYQQGVKGNQFQIGVGYNKRF is encoded by the coding sequence ATGCTCCAAATTCCCAATACTTTTGCTCAGGAAGATCTTAGCTCTGATGAGCTTTTTATAAAGGCGCGTAACACCGCTTTTGATGATGATAACTATCCAAAAGCAATTGCCCTAACCAAAAAGGCTCTAGAAATTAGCCCAGACTACGCAGATATCCGCATATTTTTAGGAAGATTATATACTTGGACAGACAAGGTGGATAGTGCTCGCGTAGAATTTAACCGAGTATTAGAAAAGAACCCGGGACATGAAGATGGTAGTTTGGCATATGGAAGTTTGGAATATTGGAATGATGATTCAAAAAAGGCTAAGGCGATCGTAAATAATGGATTGGAATACCATCCAAAGTCTGAAGAATTGCTTTATTTAAAAGCACGTATTTTAACAGATCTAAGAGAATTTCCCGAAGCTAATAAAACGGTTAATGAGCTTCTAAAGATCAACCCTCAATACTCTAAAGCTAGAGGTTTAAGTGAAAGTATAAAAAATGCTTCTTCAAAAAATATTATAGGACTAACCTATGATTTCGTGTATTTTGACAAACGCTTTGATGATCCATGGCATCTTGCAAGTGTAGACTATGGAAGACAAACAAAATTTGGATCTATAACCGGTAGAGTTAACTACGCAAACAGATTTCAAACTGATGGTGTTCAATTTGAAGTGGATGCTTATCCCAGAATTTCCAATACTTTTTACACCTATGTAAGTGCTGGAATCGCTAAAAAAGATGGAATTTTTCCACAACTTAGAGCGGGTTTTTCTCTTTACGCAAATTTGCCGTGGTCTATGGAGGCAGAGGCAGGTTTTAGAATGCTAAAATTCTCAGATGAAACTTGGATTTACACCGCATCATTGGGAAAATACTATAAAAATTATTGGTTCAATTTAAGAACGTATCTCACCCCTTCTAACGAATCTCTATCTCAGTCTTTAACCTTAAACGTAAGATATTATATTGGTGGTGCAGATGATTTTTTAAGCTTTTCTGTAGGAACTGGTTTATCTCCAGACGATCCTACTAACAACATTTTATATAATAATGGAGATACTTATAAACTTAAGACTAGTGATATCTCTATAGGTTACAGAAGAAGCTTTAATACAACTAATGTTATATTTATTTCTGCAGAACTTGAGAACCAAGAATACCAACAAGGCGTTAAAGGAAATCAGTTTCAAATTGGTGTAGGTTATAATAAAAGGTTCTAA